One genomic window of Saccopteryx bilineata isolate mSacBil1 chromosome 4, mSacBil1_pri_phased_curated, whole genome shotgun sequence includes the following:
- the JPH4 gene encoding junctophilin-4 — protein MSPGGKFDFDDGGCYVGGWEAGRAHGYGVCTGPGAQGEYSGCWAHGFESLGVFTGPGGHSYQGHWQQGKREGLGVERKSRWTYRGEWLGGLKGRSGVWESASGLRYAGLWKDGFQDGYGTETYSDGGTYQGQWQTGKRHGYGVRQSVPYHQAALLRSPRRTSLDSGHSDPPTPPPPLPLPGDEGGSPASGSRGGFVLAGPGDVDGASSRKRTPAAGGFFRRSLLLSGLRAGGRRSSLGSKRGSLRSEVSSEVGSSGPPGSEASGPPAPAPPALIEGSATEVYAGEWRADRRSGYGVSQRSNGLRYEGEWLGNRRHGYGRTTRPDGSREEGKYKRNRLVHGGRVRSLLPLALRRGKVKEKVDRAVEGARRAVSAARQRQEIAATRAADALLKAVAASSVAEKAVEAARMAKLIAQDLQPMLEAPGRRPRQDSEGSDTEPLDEDSPGVYENGLTPSEGSPELPSSPASSRQPWRPPACRNPLPPGGDQGPFSSPKAWPEEWGGPGEQAEELAGYEAEDEGGIQGPGPRDGSPLLGGCSDSSGSLREEEGEDEEPLPPMKTPGALEPEPMSTLVLRGLSSRGPEAGCLMEELEEPAATERPAQPGPANPLVVGAVALLDLSLAFLFSQLLT, from the exons ATGTCCCCCGGGGGCAAGTTCGACTTTGACGACGGGGGCTGCTACGTGGGGGGCTGGGAGGCGGGGCGGGCACATGGCTACGGCGTGTGCACGGGGCCCGGCGCCCAGGGCGAGTACAGCGGCTGCTGGGCGCACGGCTTCGAGTCGCTGGGCGTCTTCACGGGGCCCGGCGGACACAGCTACCAGGGCCACTGGCAGCAGGGCAAGCGTGAAGGGCTGGGCGTAGAGCGCAAGAGCCGCTGGACGTACCGCGGCGAGTGGCTGGGCGGGCTGAAGGGGCGCAGCGGCGTGTGGGAGAGCGCGTCCGGCCTTCGCTACGCCGGGCTCTGGAAGGACGGCTTCCAGGACGGCTACGGCACCGAGACCTACTCCGACGGAG GCACCTACCAGGGCCAGTGGCAGACCGGGAAGCGCCACGGCTACGGGGTGCGCCAGAGCGTGCCCTACCACCAGGCGGCGCTGCTGCGCTCGCCCCGCCGCACCTCTCTGGACTCGGGCCACAGCGACCCCCCGACGCCGCCGCCGCCCCTGCCCTTGCCTGGCGACGAGGGAGGGAGCCCGGCGTCCGGCTCGCGGGGCGGCTTCGTGCTGGCCGGGCCCGGGGACGTTGACGGCGCGTCCTCCCGTAAGCGCACCCCCGCGGCCGGCGGCTTCTTTCGCCGCTCGCTGCTGCTCAGTGGGCTCCGCGCGGGCGGGCGCCGCAGCTCGTTGGGCAGCAAGCGGGGCTCCCTGCGTAGCGAGGTGAGCAGCGAGGTGGGCAGCTCAGGACCCCCGGGCTCTGAGGCCAGCGGGCCCCCAGCCCCAGCGCCTCCCGCCCTCATCGAGGGCTCTGCCACTGAAGTGTATGCTGGCGAATGGCGCGCCGACCGGCGCAGCGGCTACGGCGTGAGCCAGCGCTCCAACGGGCTTCGCTACGAGGGCGAGTGGCTAGGCAACCGGCGGCACGGCTACGGGCGCACCACCCGCCCCGACGGCTCCCGTGAAGAGGGCAAGTACAAACGCAACAGGCTGGTGCACGGAGGGCGCGTGCGCAGCCTCCTGCCTCTGGCCCTTCGGCGGGGCAAAGTCAAGGAGAAGGTGGACAGGGCTGTGGAGGGCGCCCGTCGAGCTGTGAGCGCTGCCCGCCAGCGCCAGGAGATTGCCGCTACCAG GGCAGCAGACGCTCTTCTAAAGGCAGTAGCAGCCAGCAGCGTTGCCGAGAAGGCTGTGGAGGCTGCTCGAATGGCCAAACTGATAGCCCAGGACCTGCAACCCATGTTAGAGGCCCCAG GCCGCAGACCCAGGCAAGATTCAGAAGGTTCCGACACAGAGCCTTTGGATGAGGACAGCCCTGGGGTGTACGAGAATGGACTGACCCCCTCAGAGGGTTCCCCTGAACTGCCCAGCAGCCCTGCCTCTTCCCGCCAACCCTGGCGACCCCCTGCCTGCCGGAATCCACTGCCTCCTGGAGGGGATCAGGGTCCCTTCTCCAGCCCCAAAGCTTGGCCCGAGGAGTGGGGGGGCCCAGGTGAGCAGGCAGAGGAACTAGCTGGCTACGAGGCCGAAGATGAAGGTGGGATCCAAGGCCCAGGACCCAGAGACGGTTCCCCACTACTTGGAGGCTGCAGTGACAGTTCCGGCAGCCTtcgagaggaggaaggggaagatgaAGAGCCCTTGCCTCCCATGAAGACCCCAGGGGCCCTGGAACCTGAGCCCATGTCCACACTGGTCCTGAGGGGCCTGTCCTCAAGAGGGCCTGAAGCTGGGTGCCTGATGGAAGAGCTTGAGGAGCCAGCTGCAACCGAGAGGCCTGCCCAGCCG GGACCTGCCAACCCCCTGGTGGTGGGAGCCGTGGCCCTCCTGGACCTCAGCCTGGCGTTCCTGTTCTCCCAGCTCCTCACCTAA